AATTAGAAAACGCAGATGATGTCTATAAAGAGCGCGGGGTAGTACGATGAGTAGCATTGGCAAAATCGTGAACGTAGAATGCTATTTCTGTGCAGATGATTTAGATAAAAGATGTGTCGAAATTGATGGAACTAATGGAGCAGAGGCTAAGATTGATGAAGACAATGACCTTAGTTTTACCTACTATGACAACTATAGTAGAGATGACTACCACATGTTCGTATCCATTAGTTTCTGTCCAATGTGTGGAAGGAGGTTCTAGGTATATGGAGTTAAGACTTAGTGAAGAGCAGTACAACAATCTGGATGGAGCGGATATTGAAATCAGATACAGCCCTATTATGAAGGCTCATTTACTCTCACTCACTGCTGAGAAATCACGCGAAGTTACTAGCGTGTGGATTGATGAGGAGTTACGCAACAAAATAATTAAAGCTTTTAGCATCTGAGCCCTATTTTGATTTAAGAAAGGAGGTTAGTAATTGAATGCGAAAGATATTGCTATCTCCGCAGATGGCAAACTGACTCTAGCAGTCGGAAAAAGCCGGAAAGAAAAGGCCTGGAAGAACAAAGAAACTTCATGGCAAAAAGTACTGGAGAAAATAAGTCAGACGACAAGAACGAAAGAAACTATCGACGAATACTTGCAGATGTCGAAAGCAGAGCAATCTGTGATAAAAGATGTTGGTGGGTTCGTAGGTGGTACATTGCTAAAAGGTCGTCGAAAAGCCGAAAACGTAAAATGGCGTCAATTGATAACGCTAGATGCCGATTTTGCAGCTCCGGGGCTCTGGGAAGAGATAGAGCTGTTTTACAACTTTGCTTGTGCTGTTTACTCAACGCATAAGCATACTGATGCAAAGCCGCGATTGCGGGTAGTTATCCCGCTGACGAGAGCAGTTACACCAGATGAATACCAAGCGGTTAGTAGAAGGATTGCAGCTGATTTGGATATCGATGTATTTGACGATACGACTTATCAGCCTCATCGTTTAATGTACTGGCCAAGCACCGCGAAAGATGGCACATTTGAGTTCCACTACCAGGATGGCGCTTGGCTTGACCCGGATAAGGTGCTGGACCGGTACGATGATTGGACAGACCCGTCATTTTGGCCAGAGTCATCTAGACGTGAAAATGCACGCAAAAAACTGGCTGATAGGCAAGGTAATCCGTTAGAGAAACCTGGTATCGTTGGAGCATTTTGTAAAACTTACATGATTCAAGATGCTATTGAGGCGTTTTTGCCAGATAGATATGAGCCTACCGGGGATGGGCGTTACACATACGCCGATGGAAGCACGGCAGGTGGATTGGTGCTATATGAAAATGGGCTATTTGCTTATAGCCATCATGGCACCGACCCTATTTCCGAAAAACTGGTAAATGCTTTTGATTTAGTGCGTATCCACAAATTTGGCGCACAGGATGATGACGCGCAAGAAGGAACTCCGGTTAATCGCTTGCCTTCATTTATGGCCATGGCCGATTTTGCAAGAAATGATGACAGTGTCAAAGAGCATCTAGTTGAGTCCTCGCTTACAAGTGCATTAGAAGATTTTGCAGACATGCTGGACGAAGTGGATGAGGAAAGCGAAGAAGTAGATAAGAGCTGGATGAAGAAACTAACCCTCAATCGAAATGGCAAAGTGGAGTCCACAGCTCCGAATATCTTACGAATTTTAGAGAATGACCCAAACCTGCGAGGGAAGTTTGGCTACAACGAATTTAACTACCGAATGTCCATTCTTGGTAATGTGCCTTGGAGAAAAACCACGAAGAAGGTAGATGAAAAGAACGACTTGGACGATAGCGCCTTGCGTAATTACCTAGAGTCCGTTTATCAGATTAGTGGTAAGGATAAAATCAAAGATGCGCTCAGGGAGGTTATGCATCGTCAACGTTTTCACCCAGTTCGGAAGTATTTGAGTGGACTGGAGTGGGATGGAAAAGAGCGGCTGGATACACTTTTGGTTGATTACCTTGGTGCAGCGGACTCGGAATATACGAGAATTGTGACTCGCAAGACGTTTGCAGCCGCTGTGGCCAGGGTGCTTGTGCCCGGAATCAAATTTGATCAAGTCCTTACGTTAACTGGGACGCAAGGCATTGGTAAAAGCACACTGCTAGATAAACTGGGTAAGGAGTGGTATTCAGATAGTTTAGAGGACTTACACGGTAAATCAGCCTACGAGTTGCTGCAAGGCTACTGGATTATGGAACTAGGTGAGCTATCCGCATTGAATAAAACAGAAGTAGAGAAAGCTAAAGCATTTATATCAGCAAGAGAAGACCGCTTCCGCGTAGCGTATGGTGAGAATGTGCAGGGCTTTCCCAGACAATGCATTTTCATAGCAACAACAAACGATAACACCTTTCTGCGAGATGGAACAGGTAATCGGCGTTTCTGGCCTGTAGAAGTTCATGGGTTTGGTGAAAAGTCAGTATTTACGGACTTGAAAGAAGATGAGGTGGACCAAATTTGGGCGGAGGCTTTTGTCCGTTATAAAGAAGGGGAAGCGTTGTATCTGCAAGGTGAAATGGAGAATCAAGCAAGAATGCAACAAGCTAAGTTTACAGAGTCTAATGTCTTAGAGGGGCTCATCCGTGAGTATCTCGAAACTCCTGTGCCTGCCGACTGGAGTAGTTGGAATGCGCCAGCAAGAAGGGCGTTTTTAAGGGGAGAGGACTTCGAGGAGGTCGAGCGGGATGACTTAGTGCTGCGAGACAAGATTTGCGCCATGGAAATTTGGTGCGAGTTAATGGATGGCGACGCAAAACAGTTAACGAAGCAGAAAGCGCGTGAGATAAATGATGCACTTCGTAACATAGAAAACTGGAAAGATAATCAAGGAGTTTTACGCTTCGGTAAATTGTACGGAAGGCAGCGAGCCTACACTAGGATTACTTTAGCGAAGTAAAGAAGTTTGTGAAAAACGAGTGTCAACAAAGGTGTCAACGAACTTATCAAGTGTCAACAATGTGGGTCTTTTTACCCGTCAACAAGATTTTGCTTTGTTGACACCTCTTGTTGACGGGTAAAAGCTTACTGCCCGTAGTGGTTAAGGCTTAGTGTCAACAAAGCAACAATATTTCTATATATAAGAGTAGTTTAGGTGTATTAGGAAGGCGCGATGGGCCTATACACGTATATAAGATAAAACCACCTATTTTTTGTTGACACTTTTGATTTTAAATGTGAAATTGATACATTGGAGGTGGCCGATTGCTAGAGTCAAAAGTAGAAAAATATTTGAGAGAGCAAGTTAACAAACGCGGCGGCTTGTGCTGGAAATTCACAAGTCCAGGAACACGCGGAGTGCCAGACAGAATCGTGATGCTTGATAGACGTATCGTGTTTGTGGAAACAAAGGCACCAAAAAAGGAATTGCGAAAATTGCAAGAGAAACGGAAGGCACAAATAGAAGCGCAAGGGCTACTGCATTATGCAGTGGATACAAAGGAACAAGTAGACAATCTAATGAGCCATTTTGGTGCTGACTAATGAATGAGACAATACAATTCGTAGCACATGACTATCAGGAGTACGCAATTAATAAAATAACAGCATCCCCTAAATGTGGGCTATTTTTAGACATGGGGATGGGAAAAACAGTGACAACTTTAACCGCCATAGCAGGACTGATGTATAACCTGTTAGAGGTTAACAAAGTGCTAGTTATAGCACCACTTCGTGTAGCAGAAGATACATGGAGTCGTGAAACGGAAAAATGGAGTCACACAGCTTTCTTACAAGTTTCTAAAATTTTAGGGCCTGCTGAATGTCGCAAGGAGGCTTTAAATCAAAGAGCGGATATTTATGTTATCAATCGTGAGAACCTTGCTTGGTTAGTAGACCATCTAGGGAAAAACTGGGATTTTGATATGGTCGTAGTTGATGAGTTTTCAAGTTTCAAAAACAGCAAATCACAGAGATTTAAAGCATTGAGAAAAGTACTGCCGAAAATCAAACGACTCGTAGGCTTGACTGGTACTCCAGCGCCAAATACGTTGCTAGATTTATGGCCTCAAATATATCTGCTAGACCGCGGAGAACGTTTAGGTAAAACTAAGCGAGCATATCTAGATAAGTACTTCACACCTGGCGCAAGAAACGGGCATGTTATATTTGAGTGGCGGCTAAAGAATGGAGCAGAGGACCGTATACACCAACACATTAGCGATATATGTGTAAGTATGAAAGCCGAAGATTGGCTGGAAATGCCAGAGAGAATTGATAACACAATATCTATTAAACTGCCTAGTAAAGCGAGAGCGCAGTATTCAGAGCTGGAGAAGGAGTTCCTGCTAGAGTTCGAGCATTCTGACGTGGTTGCAGACTCGGCAGCGGTACTCTCTAATAAACTCCTGCAGTTAGCCAACGGTGCCATCTATGATGAAAACCAGGAGTATCAAGAAATACACAATAAGAAACTAGAAGCTTTAGCAGACATTATAGAGGAGAGTGTAGGGCAACCGGTTCTGGTTTTCTACAGCTATAAACATGACGAGAAGCGAATACTAAATCACTTAAAGCAATATAAACCAGAGAAAATAAA
The sequence above is drawn from the Listeria monocytogenes genome and encodes:
- a CDS encoding virulence-associated E family protein, giving the protein MNAKDIAISADGKLTLAVGKSRKEKAWKNKETSWQKVLEKISQTTRTKETIDEYLQMSKAEQSVIKDVGGFVGGTLLKGRRKAENVKWRQLITLDADFAAPGLWEEIELFYNFACAVYSTHKHTDAKPRLRVVIPLTRAVTPDEYQAVSRRIAADLDIDVFDDTTYQPHRLMYWPSTAKDGTFEFHYQDGAWLDPDKVLDRYDDWTDPSFWPESSRRENARKKLADRQGNPLEKPGIVGAFCKTYMIQDAIEAFLPDRYEPTGDGRYTYADGSTAGGLVLYENGLFAYSHHGTDPISEKLVNAFDLVRIHKFGAQDDDAQEGTPVNRLPSFMAMADFARNDDSVKEHLVESSLTSALEDFADMLDEVDEESEEVDKSWMKKLTLNRNGKVESTAPNILRILENDPNLRGKFGYNEFNYRMSILGNVPWRKTTKKVDEKNDLDDSALRNYLESVYQISGKDKIKDALREVMHRQRFHPVRKYLSGLEWDGKERLDTLLVDYLGAADSEYTRIVTRKTFAAAVARVLVPGIKFDQVLTLTGTQGIGKSTLLDKLGKEWYSDSLEDLHGKSAYELLQGYWIMELGELSALNKTEVEKAKAFISAREDRFRVAYGENVQGFPRQCIFIATTNDNTFLRDGTGNRRFWPVEVHGFGEKSVFTDLKEDEVDQIWAEAFVRYKEGEALYLQGEMENQARMQQAKFTESNVLEGLIREYLETPVPADWSSWNAPARRAFLRGEDFEEVERDDLVLRDKICAMEIWCELMDGDAKQLTKQKAREINDALRNIENWKDNQGVLRFGKLYGRQRAYTRITLAK
- a CDS encoding DEAD/DEAH box helicase, producing the protein MNETIQFVAHDYQEYAINKITASPKCGLFLDMGMGKTVTTLTAIAGLMYNLLEVNKVLVIAPLRVAEDTWSRETEKWSHTAFLQVSKILGPAECRKEALNQRADIYVINRENLAWLVDHLGKNWDFDMVVVDEFSSFKNSKSQRFKALRKVLPKIKRLVGLTGTPAPNTLLDLWPQIYLLDRGERLGKTKRAYLDKYFTPGARNGHVIFEWRLKNGAEDRIHQHISDICVSMKAEDWLEMPERIDNTISIKLPSKARAQYSELEKEFLLEFEHSDVVADSAAVLSNKLLQLANGAIYDENQEYQEIHNKKLEALADIIEESVGQPVLVFYSYKHDEKRILNHLKQYKPEKIKDSRSIRKWNAGKTRVLLAHPASAGHGLNLQDGGHIVVWFGLTWSLELYQQANARLFRQGQKKSVIVHHIVAKDTLDEKVIEALSSKKVGQDALLEAVKARLEKVKRDERWR
- a CDS encoding VRR-NUC domain-containing protein; protein product: MLESKVEKYLREQVNKRGGLCWKFTSPGTRGVPDRIVMLDRRIVFVETKAPKKELRKLQEKRKAQIEAQGLLHYAVDTKEQVDNLMSHFGAD